A single genomic interval of Legionella israelensis harbors:
- a CDS encoding ParA family protein: protein MGVVIAISQSKGGSSKTTTAINLCGALKETGYKAIVADMDKDKPDAINWARQGKSIDFVMELFEEKPMDILNQLKSKYDFIILDTPPNYMPAAFKAIMLSDFIILPCSPSFLDQNNLTDAIAIPRMAQKPFKILGCKLQKRQKLSDKLMSELRESGLAFETVISSKTAVLECPFQGKWLGDYLPGCDNHREFLALANEIIQLLNIQPAGSSGITVEMQNENQQARLSRVNERN from the coding sequence ATGGGGGTTGTCATCGCAATTAGTCAGTCTAAGGGGGGTAGCAGCAAAACCACAACGGCTATCAATCTCTGTGGGGCTTTAAAGGAAACAGGATATAAAGCGATTGTTGCTGACATGGATAAGGATAAACCCGATGCTATCAATTGGGCAAGACAAGGAAAAAGCATTGATTTTGTGATGGAATTATTTGAAGAAAAACCAATGGATATTCTAAATCAATTAAAAAGCAAATATGATTTTATTATCCTGGATACGCCACCGAATTACATGCCGGCAGCCTTTAAGGCCATTATGTTATCTGATTTCATTATCCTGCCTTGCTCTCCCAGTTTTCTCGACCAGAACAATTTAACCGATGCCATCGCCATTCCGCGAATGGCCCAGAAACCTTTTAAAATATTGGGCTGTAAGTTGCAAAAACGGCAAAAACTTTCCGATAAACTAATGTCTGAGCTAAGGGAGTCTGGATTGGCTTTTGAGACAGTGATTAGTTCTAAAACGGCTGTTTTGGAATGCCCATTTCAGGGAAAGTGGTTGGGGGATTATTTGCCAGGTTGTGATAATCATCGGGAATTTTTAGCGCTGGCGAATGAAATTATTCAGCTACTAAACATACAACCAGCAGGATCATCGGGCATAACCGTTGAGATGCAAAATGAAAATCAGCAGGCACGACTCTCCAGAGTGAATGAAAGGAATTGA
- a CDS encoding ISAs1 family transposase, with product MLESTRKFGKNQYLFHCFLSIRDPRVGGRCTYSLLTILIIVLCGLICGCDSWKAMEIFARSRKRWLSQFIDVSEGLPSHHTLARVFSLIDPLEFERCLSSWIEEISQFFMDELIAIDGKTSRGSSYQRGNKKATHLVNAYSPRLSVTLGSTVTPDKSNEIKGIPILLKALSIKDKVITIDAMGTQKGIANLIRLKQAHYVLALKKNHKRMHRKVDNLFQKADSLNYKAMVFQQKDTNNYDHSRFEERTYTVLPAMYLPSCGQQWKDLSAYIRVQSTRHLPTGDIETATRYYMTSLPYKKHNLMRQAIRDHWKIENGLHYKLDVGMNEDQCPIYRGCADINLSIMRKIVLKLLTQDTSNQDGIALKRMKAALSTQYLKKVIGF from the coding sequence GTGTTAGAAAGTACGCGTAAATTTGGAAAAAATCAATATTTGTTTCATTGTTTTCTGTCCATCCGCGATCCACGAGTTGGAGGTCGTTGCACGTATTCACTTTTAACGATACTGATTATTGTTTTATGCGGATTAATATGTGGCTGTGACAGTTGGAAAGCCATGGAGATTTTTGCCAGGTCGCGCAAGCGCTGGTTAAGCCAATTTATTGATGTCAGTGAAGGTCTTCCGAGCCACCACACATTGGCGCGGGTATTTTCTCTGATTGACCCTTTAGAATTTGAGCGTTGTTTAAGTTCGTGGATAGAAGAAATCAGTCAATTTTTTATGGATGAGCTGATTGCGATTGATGGTAAGACGAGTCGCGGCTCCTCTTATCAAAGGGGCAATAAGAAGGCGACCCATCTGGTGAATGCTTACTCCCCACGCTTATCCGTGACCCTTGGCAGCACGGTTACACCTGACAAGTCTAATGAAATAAAGGGGATACCTATACTATTAAAGGCGCTCAGTATCAAAGATAAGGTGATAACGATTGATGCAATGGGAACGCAAAAGGGAATTGCCAATTTAATACGTCTCAAACAAGCTCATTATGTGCTTGCTTTAAAAAAGAATCATAAACGCATGCACCGAAAGGTGGATAACCTCTTTCAAAAAGCGGATTCCTTAAATTACAAGGCCATGGTTTTCCAACAAAAAGACACCAATAATTATGACCACAGCCGTTTTGAAGAAAGAACATACACCGTATTACCAGCCATGTACCTTCCTTCCTGCGGTCAACAATGGAAAGATTTAAGCGCCTATATCCGTGTGCAATCCACGCGGCATCTACCCACAGGAGACATTGAAACGGCTACACGTTACTACATGACATCCCTGCCTTATAAAAAACACAACTTAATGCGTCAGGCAATTCGCGACCATTGGAAAATAGAAAATGGCTTGCACTACAAGTTAGATGTCGGGATGAATGAAGACCAATGTCCGATATATCGTGGATGCGCTGATATAAATTTAAGCATTATGCGTAAAATAGTCCTTAAATTATTAACCCAGGATACTTCAAACCAAGATGGCATCGCTTTAAAACGAATGAAAGCTGCCCTTTCTACTCAATATTTGAAAAAAGTGATTGGATTTTGA
- the icmH gene encoding type IVB secretion system protein IcmH/DotU, protein MSAESCSVSLVNQLTISMSKNVPKAYYRSKLFIAPYTTNPLIAAAGPLFSLLERLSISSVLPAINLIRDNIEHELHAFQSKLSASDYSQDLMAIAYYLLCATIDEMLAKSYLRLYGENTEFKAFTPLTSNKAGPQSRFFEIVNSIKESPNQYLDLIELAYYCLIAGFEGEQHFHANGRQNLDHLIEELYLLIQKHRVNKPYKLDKETHLPKTLPKNRKPILIAGLVGISIFLSVLGLSHLLLENKAKNVLFGHFQQSMMDH, encoded by the coding sequence ATGTCTGCCGAGTCTTGTTCGGTTTCATTGGTCAACCAGCTCACAATATCAATGTCTAAAAATGTCCCTAAGGCCTACTACCGCTCCAAATTATTTATTGCTCCTTATACGACAAACCCATTAATTGCTGCTGCGGGTCCTTTATTTTCCCTGCTGGAACGCTTGAGCATCAGTTCTGTTTTACCAGCAATCAATTTAATCCGCGATAATATCGAGCATGAATTACACGCTTTCCAAAGTAAACTGAGCGCCTCTGACTACTCACAAGATCTCATGGCCATTGCTTATTATTTGCTTTGCGCTACCATTGATGAAATGCTTGCTAAGAGTTATCTACGTCTATATGGTGAAAACACTGAATTCAAAGCATTCACGCCCCTAACGTCCAATAAAGCAGGACCTCAATCCAGATTTTTTGAAATCGTTAATTCTATTAAAGAAAGCCCCAATCAATACCTCGATTTAATTGAATTAGCCTATTATTGTCTGATAGCCGGCTTTGAAGGCGAGCAGCATTTTCATGCCAATGGCCGACAAAATCTTGATCATCTGATCGAAGAATTATATTTGCTGATTCAAAAACATCGAGTTAACAAACCTTATAAATTAGATAAAGAGACCCATTTACCAAAAACCCTGCCCAAAAATCGTAAACCGATACTCATTGCAGGCCTTGTGGGGATAAGTATTTTTCTTTCTGTTCTTGGGCTAAGTCACTTGCTTCTGGAAAATAAGGCAAAAAACGTTCTTTTTGGTCATTTTCAACAATCAATGATGGATCACTGA